GCGGCGCCGCCGAGCATCACCGGGCGGGTGCCGTCGATGGTGACCTGGCCGCCCCAGAGGGTGACCTTCTGCTGCTGGATCAGGCCGATCAGCAGCGGCACGGTGACGGTGGTGCCGAACAGCACCAGCTTCATCATCAGCTGGTAGATCGCGTTGATCCGGCCGCGGATGGCGTCCTCGACGCGGGAGCCGATGATCGTGACGCCGGTGAGGAACGCGGTGCCGGCCCAGATGCCGACGAAGAACACGCCGATCAGCGAGATGGTCAGGTGCGGCGACAACGCCACCACCAGCAGCGAAAGCGCGGCGGCGATGATGGACAGGCCGAACAGCCGGTCGTGCGCGAGCCGCCGGGCGATCTTCGGCGCGGTGGCCATGCCGGTGGCCAGGCCGAGGAAGACGGCCAGCACCAGCAGGTTGAACGCCGAGTCACCGGCCAGCAGGCTGGAGGAGTACGGCTTGGCAGAGCCGATCACGGCCCCGCCGGCGGCGAACGCGCCGAACGCGCCGACCAGCAGGCCGCGCACGAGCGGTGTGCTGCGGATGAACCGGAAGCCGTCGGCGATCATCTGGCCGACGCCGAACTTCTCCTCGTCGGCCGGCTTGACCTTCTGCTCCGGCAGCTCGTGGACGTTGCGCAGCGAAAGCTCGGGGATCCGGGTGGCGATGAGGATCGCGCTGGCCAGGTAGAGCAGGCCGGTGATGATGACGACCAGCTTCGCGATGCTCAAGCTCGCGTTGTCGTTGGGGAAGAAGTGGAACGTCGTGTTGATGCCGGTGATGATCGCGTTCGCGCCGGCCGCGGTGATGACGGCGAGGCCGTAGGTCATCACCATGCCGAGCTGGTTGGCCGTCTCGACCTGGTCGGGCCGGCGAAGCAGGTTCGGGACCGCAGCCTCTTTCGAGGGGATCCACATGCTCGCCGCGCTGCCGACGAGGAAGTTGCCGGCGAGCAGCCACCACGGCGCGCTGACGATCGCGATCGACAGCAGGAACCCGCACCGCAGCAGGTCGGCGACGATCATCACCTTGCGGCGGTCGAAGCGGTCCGCGAGCAGCCCGCCGATCGGAGCGAACAGCAGCCCCGGTGCCAAGCCGGTCAGCACCACGCCGACGAACGCGAAGTTCTGCGCGAAGTAGTTGTTCGTGAGCTTCGTGGCCAGGCCGGTGAGGGCCAGGATGTTCAGCCAGTCGGCCACGCTGCACAGGTACGTGACACCCCAGAGGCGCCGGAAAGGTTTGATCGCCAGTACCCGCCGGACCCGGTTGATCGTGGACGCCTCGGCGCCCGACGACGTACCCGGGCCGGCCCCGGATACCGATCGCACGCCCTGGCTGATACGCCCACCCCATTAGTCACCGCGGCGTCGGACGCCCTCCGTCTTCTTCAATGGAGGTCGTCCGACCGTGAAACCAGGGTAGCCCGATCGGCCTCTGGCGCGCGGCACGGCCCCGTGGTGCGGGGCAGGCGGTGAACAGCGGACGGACGCTAGTCGAACAGCCCCGTCACGCTGCTGACCAGGCTGGACACCATCTCGATGGCGACGAAACCGAACACGATCAGCAGCACCACCGCGAGCATGACACCAGCAGCGCTCGACGACGGCCGGTTGAACGCCGGCATCGACATCGAGGGCACCTTCGGCAGCTTCCGCCGCCGGATCGGCACGACTTCCACGTCGTCGGCGTCCTCCTCGGACGGCACCTCCGGCCGGACGGGCCGCAGCAGCTGCGGCGGCCGGGTCGGCCACGTGCGCTGCCGGTTCCGCTGCCGGGGCAGCACCCCCAGTGGTGGGGCGACGGTCTCGCCCACCGACGTCAGGGTGCCCGCCGGCGGAATGGCTTCGGGGGCCCTGAACCCGGTTTCCCGCTCGTCGCGAAGCGTCTCTTCGACCATCCGGCGCACGACCTCTTCGTCGGGCTTCACGGGTCCGGCCACCGGGATGGCGGCGGGCTCGCGACCGTTCGGGACCTCGACGCCCGGCTCGGGCGCCGCGGTGACCAGCCCGGAGACCGGATCCGCGAACGTCTCGGCAGGTGCCGCGGACAGAGTGCCGTCGCGCTGAGTGAGCTCGGGGGCATTGAAGAAGGGAGCCTCACCGTTCGCGCTCATGGTGACCACCTCACTACTGAATGTCCTCGCCTTTCCAGGGTAGCGACGATGGCGGATAACGCATCCGCCCAATGGCTCTGTCTCCAGTGGAGAGTCGGTCACGCAGCGCAAGCCCGTGCCCGAACCTCTGCAGTGTCCAGTCCTGGCGTGGTCTGGTCGACCGCCAATGGTGACAGATTGTAGTGAGCCCGATCACACGGCTGCGAGCCACGGCTTCTCCGGCCGCACCCGCCGGGACGCTTTTCTCAGGACGTCTCCTCCTGTCCGAGGTCGATCATCTTCCGGCACCAGTCGCGGAGCATGCCGCGGCTGAAGGGACTCAGGACCAGCTGACGCCGGCCGTCGCCACGGTCGAGCGCCGCCAGGGCGAAGCGACCCAGGTCCGTGTCGACCAGTACGAAGCCGTGGTCGGGGAACTCCGCGCACAGGCCGCCGAACGCCAGCATGTCCAGCACCGCTGTGCCCGAACGCGGCCGGGCCAGCAGTTCCCGCATCGCGCCCACGTCGTCGTCCTGGCCGTCGTGGACCAGTCCGTCGTCGTC
This window of the Amycolatopsis balhimycina FH 1894 genome carries:
- a CDS encoding bifunctional MFS transporter/dTMP kinase translates to MRSVSGAGPGTSSGAEASTINRVRRVLAIKPFRRLWGVTYLCSVADWLNILALTGLATKLTNNYFAQNFAFVGVVLTGLAPGLLFAPIGGLLADRFDRRKVMIVADLLRCGFLLSIAIVSAPWWLLAGNFLVGSAASMWIPSKEAAVPNLLRRPDQVETANQLGMVMTYGLAVITAAGANAIITGINTTFHFFPNDNASLSIAKLVVIITGLLYLASAILIATRIPELSLRNVHELPEQKVKPADEEKFGVGQMIADGFRFIRSTPLVRGLLVGAFGAFAAGGAVIGSAKPYSSSLLAGDSAFNLLVLAVFLGLATGMATAPKIARRLAHDRLFGLSIIAAALSLLVVALSPHLTISLIGVFFVGIWAGTAFLTGVTIIGSRVEDAIRGRINAIYQLMMKLVLFGTTVTVPLLIGLIQQQKVTLWGGQVTIDGTRPVMLGGAAIALVAGLFAYRQMDDKRTEPILSDLRNALRRTPRRVNGFLIAVEGTTAINTAIQAVNLAGWMRGGTRPVVVAADPALDDRRLTALVSGASLTGARAQALAAAAVRADIVERHVQPALDAGSVVVMERFVDSPLAHLSAVAGLDSDELEGLADWATGRLRPDLTVLLDSAPHGAPRDKSATLNDQWRVQHLLTEMAAADPDRYVVIDADGTDAEVAERIRTALRAVFVGRLAALAPTTEKPVTLPLDVDIDTTLPVETPEEPRVEAK